One part of the Miscanthus floridulus cultivar M001 unplaced genomic scaffold, ASM1932011v1 fs_755_1, whole genome shotgun sequence genome encodes these proteins:
- the LOC136532976 gene encoding ras-related protein RGP2 — protein sequence MGGRVDHEYSYLFKMVLIGDSGVGKSNILSRFTRNHFSLDSKSTIGVEFATKSLQMDGKTIKAQIWDTAGQERYRAITSAYYRGAVGALLVYDITKRQSFDNVHRWLRELRDNADSSIVIMMIGNKSDLTHLRAISEDEGKVLAEKEGLFFLETSAMEAINVEEAFQTIITEVYGIVNRKALAAKAAATTTATLPSQGKTISIDSTAGNTKRACCST from the exons ATGGGCGGGCGGGTGGATCACGAGTACTCTTACCTGTTCAAGATGGTGCTCATCGGGGACAGCGGCGTCGGCAAGTCCAATATCCTCTCTCGCTTCACGCGCAACCACTTCTCCCTCGACTCCAAGTCCACCATCGGCGTCGAGTTCGCCACCAAGTCCCTGCAG ATGGACGGCAAAACAATAAAGGCTCAGATCTGGGACACAGCTGGGCAGGAAAGGTACCGTGCAATTACAAGTGCCTACTACCGTGGCGCCGTGGGAGCCCTGCTTGTGTATGACATCACAAAGAGGCAGAGTTTCGACAATGTTCACAGGTGGCTTCGTGAACTCCGCGACAATGCTGACTCCAGTATTGTGATCATGATGATCGGTAACAAATCTGACCTAACCCACTTGAGAGCTATCTCTGAGGATGAAGGTAAAGTGCTGGCTGAGAAGGAGGGGTTATTCTTCCTTGAGACATCAGCTATGGAGGCTATAAACGTGGAGGAAGCCTTCCAGACTATTATCACGGAGGTCTATGGCATTGTCAACAGGAAAGCGCTGGCCGCCAAAGCAGCAGCTACTACCACTGCTACATTGCCTTCCCAGGGCAAAACCATCAGCATTGACAGCACTGCAGGAAATACAAAGAGGGCATGCTGCTCTACCTAA